The following proteins are co-located in the Blastopirellula marina genome:
- a CDS encoding protein disulfide isomerase family protein produces the protein MPMFRLLVVCIVAVLSLPTLAFAQASAETGGAAARPMVSLDQALAGVRWQGRVPSPASIGDKTPVVMVYATWCPKCNTWTPELFAQLAEAIKDKPIILFAVNADETVRGVDYALQRNLVGPNIFHGDDPSIVARMGFQSELFNYSIFKEGQQLDRKQAGSYYKQDDGSKEFVLSRQIKTGLDGKFSLLTDETSDTLKHVLWPIELGSKLDERSLLAMRKMMDDTLAEEFNSAISSFLDRQVQKIADSREGTVPQQIHGYELAELIATDFKSTPQGRACRGLLDKLDENESFQNELTAKKLYDQAMQKGSTPVALRRMMARASSRFPETHFGKEAQKVIDAVQ, from the coding sequence ATGCCAATGTTCCGCTTGCTTGTCGTTTGCATCGTTGCCGTTTTGTCGCTGCCCACCTTGGCTTTCGCCCAGGCCTCAGCAGAAACGGGCGGAGCGGCTGCGCGGCCGATGGTTTCGCTTGATCAAGCTTTGGCAGGCGTGCGGTGGCAAGGTCGCGTTCCTTCGCCTGCTTCAATCGGCGATAAGACGCCCGTCGTGATGGTGTACGCCACGTGGTGTCCCAAGTGCAATACGTGGACGCCTGAGTTGTTCGCCCAGTTGGCCGAGGCGATCAAAGACAAGCCGATCATTCTGTTTGCCGTGAACGCTGACGAAACGGTTCGCGGGGTCGACTATGCCCTGCAACGAAACCTGGTCGGTCCCAACATCTTCCACGGGGACGATCCCAGCATCGTGGCTCGGATGGGTTTCCAAAGCGAGTTGTTCAATTACTCGATCTTTAAGGAAGGCCAGCAGCTCGATCGCAAGCAAGCTGGCAGTTACTACAAGCAAGATGACGGCTCGAAAGAGTTCGTACTCAGCCGCCAAATCAAGACCGGGCTCGACGGTAAGTTCTCGCTGCTAACGGACGAAACGTCTGATACGCTGAAGCACGTTCTTTGGCCGATCGAGCTCGGAAGCAAGCTCGACGAACGTTCGCTGTTGGCCATGCGGAAGATGATGGACGATACGTTGGCCGAAGAGTTCAACTCGGCGATTAGCTCGTTCCTGGATCGCCAGGTGCAGAAGATTGCTGACTCGCGCGAAGGAACCGTCCCCCAGCAGATCCACGGCTACGAACTTGCCGAGTTGATCGCCACCGATTTCAAATCGACACCGCAAGGTCGCGCCTGTCGCGGGTTACTCGATAAGCTTGATGAAAACGAATCGTTCCAAAATGAGCTGACTGCGAAAAAGCTGTACGATCAAGCCATGCAGAAAGGCTCGACCCCAGTCGCCCTCCGCCGCATGATGGCCCGCGCCTCAAGCCGCTTTCCAGAGACGCACTTTGGGAAAGAAGCCCAAAAGGTGATTGACGCGGTGCAGTAA
- a CDS encoding TIGR00266 family protein, with protein sequence MQSHEVDYEILGDSMQLVEVELDPGETVIAEAGAMCYMEEGIHFEAKMGDGSAPAQGFFGSLMQAGGRMLTGESIFITHFTNQGSGKKRVSFAAPFPGKIIPLDLSKINGRVICQKDSFLCAALGTKLSVAFNKRLGTGFFGGEGFIMQRLEGDGMAFLHACGTIIKKELKGETLRVDTGCLVGFTDGIDYNIERAGNLKSMVFGGEGLFLATLRGQGTVLLQSLPFSRMADRIIQHAPAAGGKSQGEGSVLGGLGNLFGD encoded by the coding sequence ATGCAATCACATGAAGTCGACTACGAAATCTTGGGCGATTCGATGCAATTAGTCGAAGTCGAACTCGACCCGGGCGAGACCGTCATCGCCGAAGCAGGGGCGATGTGCTACATGGAGGAAGGCATCCACTTCGAAGCCAAAATGGGAGACGGTTCTGCCCCAGCGCAAGGTTTCTTCGGCAGCTTGATGCAAGCAGGCGGTCGCATGTTGACTGGCGAATCGATCTTCATCACGCACTTCACCAATCAAGGAAGTGGTAAGAAACGGGTTTCGTTCGCAGCACCCTTCCCGGGCAAGATCATTCCGCTTGATCTTTCCAAGATTAATGGCCGGGTGATTTGCCAGAAAGATTCGTTTCTCTGTGCGGCGCTAGGCACGAAGCTGTCGGTCGCCTTCAACAAACGTCTCGGCACTGGCTTCTTCGGTGGCGAGGGTTTCATTATGCAGCGACTCGAAGGAGACGGCATGGCCTTCTTGCACGCTTGTGGCACGATCATCAAGAAGGAGCTAAAGGGAGAAACGCTACGAGTTGACACCGGCTGCCTGGTCGGGTTCACCGACGGCATCGACTATAACATCGAGCGCGCCGGTAACTTGAAGAGCATGGTCTTCGGCGGCGAAGGCTTGTTCCTGGCGACCCTCCGCGGTCAAGGAACGGTCCTGCTGCAAAGCCTTCCGTTTAGCCGCATGGCGGACCGCATCATCCAACACGCCCCGGCCGCTGGCGGCAAGAGCCAAGGCGAAGGTTCCGTTCTCGGCGGGCTAGGGAACTTGTTCGGGGATTAA
- a CDS encoding DUF1559 domain-containing protein, producing MRKTLISRRGFTLVELLVVIAIIGVLISLLLPAVQQARESARRMQCQNNLKQIGLAMQNYHGTYNTLPSGNYGLVNAAGTKYYGHGWTWHASILPFIEQGALQDAITDPAGGFGNENGGTTSLKGLVVRATIVNAFWCPSQPDVSNGAQKNGGYQPSNYNGNMGTRIGNGNDNCVCTGVSTLAEMRTKAWGCMNGNGIFYVDSKTRFADVKDGLSNTICVSEVGDSGGDAIGHFSGGSDRKAIFSGGADGNPPSEMSEYLIAAEGNDPINGGAEEAAGSWHPGGANFVMCDGSVRFLSENMDMPTYQGLSTRNGRETLGEY from the coding sequence GTGCGAAAAACATTGATTTCACGGCGCGGCTTCACGCTCGTCGAATTGCTGGTAGTCATTGCGATTATTGGCGTCCTCATTTCACTTCTTCTGCCGGCCGTGCAGCAAGCGCGCGAGTCAGCCCGGCGTATGCAGTGCCAGAACAACCTGAAACAGATCGGGCTGGCCATGCAGAATTATCACGGTACTTACAACACCCTGCCCTCCGGAAACTATGGGCTGGTGAATGCGGCGGGCACTAAATACTACGGACACGGTTGGACTTGGCACGCAAGCATCCTGCCGTTCATCGAACAAGGGGCGTTGCAGGACGCCATCACGGATCCTGCTGGTGGATTTGGTAACGAAAACGGCGGAACAACCAGCTTAAAGGGATTGGTCGTTCGTGCCACCATCGTGAACGCATTCTGGTGCCCCTCGCAGCCGGATGTCAGCAACGGCGCTCAGAAGAATGGCGGATACCAGCCATCAAATTACAACGGCAACATGGGCACCCGGATCGGCAATGGCAACGACAACTGCGTTTGCACGGGTGTGTCGACGCTCGCAGAAATGCGAACGAAGGCGTGGGGCTGCATGAATGGAAACGGCATCTTCTACGTCGACAGCAAGACTCGCTTTGCCGACGTGAAAGACGGCCTCTCGAACACGATCTGCGTGAGCGAAGTGGGCGACTCTGGTGGTGACGCGATCGGACATTTCAGCGGCGGCAGCGATCGCAAAGCCATCTTTTCTGGCGGGGCTGACGGCAATCCACCGAGCGAGATGTCGGAATACCTGATTGCTGCGGAAGGAAACGACCCGATTAACGGCGGTGCTGAAGAAGCCGCTGGTAGTTGGCACCCAGGCGGAGCGAATTTCGTCATGTGCGATGGGAGTGTCCGATTCCTATCGGAGAACATGGACATGCCGACCTATCAGGGGCTGAGCACCCGTAACGGTCGCGAAACGCTCGGCGAATACTAA
- a CDS encoding Ig-like domain-containing protein produces the protein MKLIHTGHLAVALLVMFLGLTGCGGTGDKPDLGQVTGTVTLDGQPLSGVAVVFQPDNGRPARGMTDAEGKYDLIYIRNERGTKVGHNRVEIAPSEEGEDEGEEAEDPDSVEPAKPVKSGKPKVPAKYNLKTELEADVKPGDNTFDFNLES, from the coding sequence GTGAAATTGATACATACTGGTCACCTCGCAGTGGCCTTATTGGTAATGTTCCTGGGGCTGACCGGTTGCGGCGGGACTGGGGATAAGCCCGACTTGGGGCAAGTAACTGGAACCGTCACGTTGGATGGGCAGCCGCTTAGCGGAGTTGCCGTGGTCTTTCAGCCAGACAATGGTCGTCCGGCCCGCGGGATGACCGATGCCGAAGGCAAGTACGACCTGATCTACATTCGTAACGAACGTGGAACGAAAGTCGGGCACAACCGAGTCGAAATCGCCCCCAGCGAGGAAGGGGAAGATGAGGGAGAAGAGGCGGAAGACCCAGACTCTGTCGAACCAGCCAAACCGGTCAAATCGGGTAAGCCAAAGGTTCCAGCCAAGTACAACCTCAAGACCGAACTCGAAGCTGACGTCAAGCCAGGTGATAATACCTTCGATTTCAATCTCGAGTCGTAA
- a CDS encoding DUF1559 domain-containing protein: MKTRSGFTLVELLVVIAIIGVLIALLLPAVQQAREAARRMQCTNNLKQLGLAVQLYHDAFNAFPALRAGNPRGAASYAGNNRLNARFAVLPFMEQGAMYDNAMTSAVGPYDASDPIWKTTVDSFLCPSNAGPLLSPEAPDQTAGAADYYFFVGDRPYRSYPGGTYTSGNMNAGVFLNDAWSRMSSITDGTSNTMGLSEGVRPSSNRSYGSVVTKPGSTSWYPVALTPLLNKQTKQYISTVGVFSNQPLRGFRAWDGAILFVGVTAATPPNSVLIADGTSHGGSQYLLSPTSYHPGGVNVGMMDGSVRFVTETINTGNQGANYRGYPDTGSPSPYGVWGAMVTKSGSEAISAP; this comes from the coding sequence ATGAAAACAAGGTCAGGTTTCACACTCGTCGAGTTGCTTGTCGTCATTGCCATCATTGGTGTGTTGATCGCTCTGCTGCTGCCAGCCGTTCAACAAGCCCGCGAAGCAGCTCGTCGGATGCAGTGCACCAACAATCTGAAGCAGCTTGGTTTAGCAGTTCAGCTTTACCACGATGCCTTCAACGCATTTCCGGCGCTGCGGGCTGGGAACCCTCGCGGGGCGGCTTCCTATGCGGGAAACAATCGTTTGAATGCTCGTTTCGCCGTGTTGCCGTTCATGGAACAAGGTGCGATGTACGATAACGCCATGACCTCGGCCGTGGGTCCCTATGATGCGAGCGATCCGATTTGGAAGACGACGGTAGATTCCTTCCTGTGCCCGAGCAATGCAGGTCCGCTTCTGTCCCCCGAAGCTCCTGATCAAACGGCCGGTGCCGCTGACTACTACTTCTTTGTTGGCGATCGCCCTTATCGTTCCTACCCCGGGGGAACCTATACTTCTGGCAATATGAACGCCGGCGTGTTCCTCAACGACGCCTGGTCGCGGATGTCCTCGATCACCGACGGAACCAGCAACACCATGGGGCTCTCCGAGGGAGTACGCCCATCTAGTAATCGTAGCTACGGTTCGGTGGTCACCAAACCGGGCTCTACCAGTTGGTACCCGGTGGCGTTGACTCCGCTATTGAACAAGCAAACCAAGCAATACATCTCGACCGTCGGGGTATTCAGCAATCAGCCGCTACGAGGATTCCGCGCCTGGGATGGAGCCATCTTGTTCGTGGGTGTCACCGCTGCGACCCCGCCAAACTCGGTGCTGATCGCCGATGGGACGAGCCACGGAGGAAGCCAATATCTGCTCTCGCCGACCAGCTATCATCCTGGTGGCGTGAACGTTGGCATGATGGATGGTTCGGTTCGCTTTGTGACCGAAACAATCAACACCGGTAATCAAGGCGCGAACTACCGCGGTTATCCCGACACCGGTTCCCCCAGCCCTTACGGTGTGTGGGGAGCAATGGTCACCAAGTCTGGTAGCGAAGCAATTAGCGCTCCGTAA
- a CDS encoding TIGR00266 family protein, whose protein sequence is MSTQQLAHEVDYEILGESMQLVEIELDPGETVIAEAGAMCYMEEGIQFDAKMGDGSNANQGFFGSLMQAGGRMLTGESIFLTHFTNHGGGKKRVAFAAPFPGKILPLDLSTVNGRMICQKDSFLCAALGTKLSVAFNKRLGAGFFGGEGFIMQRLEGDGLAFLHACGTIIKKELNGETLRVDAGCLVGFTDGIDYNIERAGNLKSMVFGGEGLFLATLRGEGTVYLQSLPFSRMAERIVQHAPGKG, encoded by the coding sequence ATGTCAACGCAACAACTCGCGCATGAAGTCGATTACGAAATCCTAGGTGAATCGATGCAGTTGGTCGAAATCGAACTCGACCCAGGCGAGACCGTGATCGCCGAAGCAGGAGCGATGTGCTACATGGAGGAAGGCATTCAATTCGACGCGAAGATGGGCGACGGTTCCAATGCCAATCAAGGGTTCTTCGGCAGCTTGATGCAAGCTGGTGGACGAATGCTCACCGGCGAGTCGATCTTCCTCACCCACTTCACCAACCATGGTGGCGGTAAAAAACGCGTTGCCTTTGCGGCGCCTTTCCCTGGAAAGATTCTGCCGCTCGATTTGTCGACGGTAAACGGTCGCATGATCTGTCAGAAGGATTCGTTCCTGTGTGCGGCCCTTGGCACCAAGCTATCGGTTGCGTTCAACAAACGCCTCGGGGCTGGCTTCTTCGGGGGCGAAGGATTCATTATGCAGCGACTGGAAGGAGACGGTTTGGCGTTTCTACATGCGTGCGGCACCATCATCAAGAAGGAACTTAACGGTGAAACGCTTCGCGTCGACGCTGGTTGCCTAGTCGGCTTCACCGACGGTATCGACTACAACATCGAACGGGCCGGCAACTTGAAGAGTATGGTCTTCGGTGGCGAAGGTTTGTTCCTGGCAACGCTACGTGGCGAAGGAACCGTCTACCTGCAAAGCCTCCCCTTCAGCCGCATGGCCGAACGCATCGTTCAGCATGCCCCAGGCAAAGGTTAA
- a CDS encoding glycoside hydrolase family 88 protein yields MSERSTRCFLLTFCLLISFQNLSEAQDPPSNPNLVESTNRTPLYHAGTILRDRVLNTQPERTNYRYELALEAVLSFAEATNDENAVAKVFAIAQQLQITPETNVSWKAQPFGCSTWALYEASEDDAWLPVFRKQTDDLLQNVWRGPNGELLHPRGKTRGGGYAMLIDAMQQYVARMARMATIVESEQSKYLEEIVLQGKIHRDVLRDPTTGLWCQGRGWLKETPEQLSPGAWSRGHGWLLQGFSQALEVLPEDSKARQVVLANFRELCASLLPLQQPDGSWHTLLQRDPTESPLDTSGTAMIATAMSKGVRLGWLHDPSYESAAQKAFALLPNYVTKDGQVLSTSPGPGPLQSEEDYLVEAFPPDNDHGIFAVLFAAAEQQRLLQYITTRKTAP; encoded by the coding sequence ATGTCCGAACGCTCCACTCGCTGCTTCTTGCTAACATTCTGTTTGCTGATTTCATTTCAGAATTTGAGTGAAGCTCAAGACCCACCATCCAATCCGAATCTGGTCGAATCTACCAACCGAACGCCACTCTATCACGCTGGTACGATTCTTCGTGATCGCGTATTAAATACTCAACCTGAGCGGACCAACTATCGTTATGAACTCGCGCTAGAGGCCGTACTGAGCTTTGCCGAGGCAACCAACGATGAAAACGCGGTCGCCAAAGTGTTCGCCATCGCACAGCAGTTGCAGATCACGCCTGAAACGAACGTTTCTTGGAAGGCTCAACCTTTTGGTTGCTCAACCTGGGCACTTTACGAAGCCTCCGAGGATGACGCTTGGCTGCCCGTATTCCGCAAACAAACGGATGACTTGCTGCAGAACGTCTGGCGAGGCCCCAACGGAGAACTACTTCATCCACGCGGTAAAACACGTGGCGGCGGTTACGCGATGTTGATCGATGCAATGCAGCAATACGTGGCACGAATGGCTCGCATGGCGACGATTGTGGAATCAGAGCAAAGCAAGTACCTGGAAGAAATTGTCCTTCAGGGTAAGATCCATCGGGACGTTCTTCGAGATCCAACTACCGGCTTGTGGTGCCAAGGGCGCGGGTGGCTAAAGGAAACACCGGAACAATTGTCACCAGGAGCCTGGTCGCGTGGACACGGTTGGTTACTTCAAGGCTTTTCCCAGGCCTTAGAAGTTCTTCCAGAAGATTCCAAGGCACGGCAGGTGGTGCTTGCGAATTTCCGTGAGCTTTGCGCGAGCTTGTTGCCGTTACAGCAGCCTGATGGAAGCTGGCATACGCTGTTGCAGCGGGATCCAACAGAATCTCCTTTAGATACGAGCGGAACTGCGATGATTGCCACCGCGATGTCAAAAGGGGTTCGGCTTGGCTGGCTGCATGATCCATCCTATGAATCGGCCGCCCAGAAAGCATTTGCCCTGCTACCCAACTACGTGACAAAAGATGGTCAAGTCTTGAGTACCAGCCCAGGTCCAGGGCCGCTGCAATCGGAAGAAGACTACTTGGTAGAGGCTTTCCCCCCTGACAATGATCATGGCATCTTCGCCGTTCTTTTTGCAGCGGCAGAACAACAACGCTTGCTTCAGTACATCACCACTCGAAAGACCGCACCTTAA
- a CDS encoding twin-arginine translocation signal domain-containing protein, with amino-acid sequence MASPTRRQFLQTTAATATALATPLLLRAENKSDSNPLRVGSGEYVYECHHYWGELPDNIQWGATHDVAIDSDGLIYITHQSPAKDPIDAIVVFDADGKYVRSFGKEFHGGGHGLDLRSEEGQEFLYLSDVKNHQIAKLDLNGEVVWKKGFPQESNRYKDAGRYTPTNIALAPGGGFYVGDGYGSHFVHQYDADANWVRSWGGRGSKPGELNCPHGLYVDTRPGREPSLCVTDRANNRLQYFTLDGEHLSYVDNLVYPSSLDIRGEVMLVGELDSRLTLLDKENNVLTYLDDDPAWRKEVNANGRKVRQQRDKWVDGKFVHPHGATFDADGNIYLAEWVVGGRVSLLKKVG; translated from the coding sequence ATGGCTTCACCTACCCGCCGACAGTTCTTACAAACCACCGCCGCGACTGCCACGGCCTTGGCAACGCCGCTCTTACTTCGGGCGGAGAACAAGTCCGATTCGAATCCATTGCGCGTTGGCTCGGGTGAATATGTCTACGAGTGCCACCATTACTGGGGCGAACTGCCGGACAACATTCAGTGGGGCGCGACGCACGACGTCGCGATCGATTCGGACGGCTTGATCTACATCACCCACCAGAGCCCAGCCAAGGATCCGATCGACGCGATTGTCGTATTCGACGCCGACGGCAAGTATGTCCGGTCGTTCGGTAAAGAGTTCCATGGAGGCGGCCATGGCCTCGATCTGCGAAGTGAAGAAGGGCAAGAGTTCCTCTACTTAAGCGACGTGAAGAATCACCAAATCGCCAAGCTCGACCTCAATGGCGAAGTGGTCTGGAAAAAAGGCTTCCCGCAAGAGTCGAATCGCTACAAAGACGCCGGTCGCTATACCCCGACCAATATTGCCCTGGCGCCAGGTGGCGGCTTCTACGTGGGTGATGGTTACGGTTCGCACTTCGTCCATCAGTACGATGCTGATGCGAACTGGGTCCGCAGTTGGGGTGGCCGTGGCAGCAAGCCAGGTGAGCTGAATTGCCCGCACGGGTTGTATGTCGATACCCGCCCAGGTCGCGAGCCGTCGCTGTGCGTCACCGACCGCGCCAACAATCGCCTGCAGTACTTTACTCTCGACGGCGAGCATCTGAGCTACGTCGACAATCTGGTCTATCCTTCATCGCTCGATATCCGTGGCGAAGTGATGTTGGTCGGTGAATTGGATTCGCGATTGACGCTACTCGACAAAGAGAACAACGTGCTGACCTACCTCGACGACGATCCGGCATGGCGTAAGGAAGTTAACGCCAACGGCCGCAAGGTGCGTCAACAACGCGATAAGTGGGTCGACGGCAAATTCGTTCACCCGCACGGCGCCACCTTTGATGCCGATGGCAACATCTACCTGGCCGAATGGGTCGTCGGCGGCCGCGTCTCGCTGTTGAAGAAGGTTGGCTAA
- a CDS encoding TetR/AcrR family transcriptional regulator produces MSKTEKQPSARQRLLQTAERLFYAEGIRAVGIDRIIAEAEVAKTTLYSHFPSKDALILAVLQKREVDVDNMFEKAIERSVQKGGAKLEGFFSGLKRWFQQPGFRGCSFINAAVELADSQHDASQFASAHKQRFHSRIEELIAEDYSPAVAKATSAAISLLVEGAIISAVLEASAKPADTAKATAMQLIDSFPGMIPSH; encoded by the coding sequence ATGAGTAAGACGGAAAAACAACCGAGTGCCCGACAACGCCTGCTCCAAACGGCCGAACGATTGTTCTATGCCGAGGGGATTCGGGCAGTCGGCATTGACCGAATCATCGCCGAAGCGGAAGTTGCTAAGACAACGCTCTACAGCCACTTCCCGTCAAAGGATGCATTGATTCTGGCCGTCTTACAAAAGCGAGAAGTCGATGTCGACAACATGTTTGAGAAAGCCATTGAGAGATCCGTCCAAAAGGGTGGAGCGAAGCTGGAAGGATTCTTCAGCGGGCTGAAACGTTGGTTTCAACAACCTGGCTTTCGTGGTTGCTCGTTCATCAACGCGGCAGTCGAATTGGCCGATAGTCAGCATGATGCGTCGCAATTTGCTTCCGCCCATAAACAACGCTTCCACAGCAGAATCGAAGAACTGATCGCGGAGGATTATAGCCCAGCTGTCGCCAAGGCCACGTCGGCGGCAATTTCACTTCTGGTGGAAGGGGCAATCATCAGCGCTGTATTAGAAGCGTCCGCCAAACCAGCCGATACCGCGAAAGCAACCGCGATGCAATTGATTGACTCGTTCCCAGGAATGATTCCTTCCCATTGA
- a CDS encoding carboxymuconolactone decarboxylase family protein gives MQRLQSVNPETAQGRTKELLDTVHQAFGVVPNAAKVMANSPAVLSSFIGFTTALADSKIDTKLQNQVKLITSENNDCDYCTSILSATAPAAGMSATDVLTGRTGQSEDARIKSALTFANDVLESRGKVSDAQLAAVRDAGFDDAEIVEIVASVVHGCFTNFLNNVADTELDIPQAEPVVTAESCHSGTCSAR, from the coding sequence ATGCAACGCCTCCAATCCGTCAATCCAGAAACGGCCCAAGGTCGCACCAAGGAACTGTTAGATACGGTGCATCAAGCCTTTGGCGTGGTTCCCAATGCGGCAAAAGTGATGGCCAATTCACCAGCGGTACTCAGCAGCTTCATTGGGTTCACCACCGCCCTCGCCGATTCGAAGATCGACACGAAGCTACAGAACCAAGTGAAACTGATCACCAGCGAAAACAACGACTGCGATTACTGCACGTCGATTCTTAGCGCTACCGCACCAGCAGCCGGTATGTCGGCCACCGATGTCCTAACAGGTCGGACCGGTCAATCGGAAGATGCGCGCATCAAGTCGGCGTTGACGTTTGCCAATGATGTGCTGGAAAGCCGTGGCAAGGTCAGCGATGCCCAACTGGCCGCCGTCCGCGATGCTGGTTTCGACGATGCCGAAATCGTCGAGATCGTTGCCAGCGTCGTACATGGTTGCTTCACGAACTTTCTGAACAACGTGGCCGATACCGAGCTGGATATCCCGCAGGCAGAACCAGTCGTAACGGCGGAAAGCTGCCACTCAGGGACCTGCTCGGCACGCTGA
- a CDS encoding DUF1348 family protein yields MSTLRPPFTLETATAKVRAAEDAWNSRDPHRVSLAYTVDSQWRNRSQFVTGRDAIREFLNDKWQREQDYRLTKSLWSFTENHIAVRFQYEYHDAAGQWFRAYGNELWEFDDEGLMRRREASINDVQIAEAERRFHWAAPGPRPSEDEGIPAVK; encoded by the coding sequence ATGTCTACCCTTCGCCCACCCTTTACTTTGGAAACGGCAACCGCCAAGGTTCGCGCCGCCGAAGATGCCTGGAATAGTCGCGATCCTCATCGCGTGTCCTTGGCCTATACGGTCGATTCCCAGTGGCGAAATCGCAGTCAATTCGTTACCGGCCGTGATGCAATTCGCGAGTTTCTGAACGACAAATGGCAACGGGAACAAGACTATCGCTTGACCAAATCGCTTTGGAGTTTCACAGAGAATCACATCGCGGTTCGCTTTCAGTACGAATATCACGATGCCGCTGGTCAGTGGTTTCGCGCGTACGGCAACGAGCTTTGGGAGTTCGATGACGAAGGCCTGATGCGACGCCGCGAAGCAAGTATCAACGATGTGCAGATCGCGGAAGCAGAGCGACGTTTTCACTGGGCGGCACCTGGACCGCGACCAAGCGAAGACGAAGGTATCCCGGCCGTGAAGTGA
- a CDS encoding pyridoxamine 5'-phosphate oxidase family protein, giving the protein MTTYTSDIAFTPTVKAIQTDKGSRASYEKMEQRGSWRAKITPDLVEFLSDLDMFYFGTANATGQPYIQYRGGSPGFLKVIDETTLGFADFSGNRQYITVGNLAENPQAFIFLIDYINSRRIKLWGKAKVVEGDAELEQRLHDPNYRGKVERAILFVVEAWDINCPQHIHKRFPQKLVAPVIEELETKIKKLEAELSTLKNA; this is encoded by the coding sequence ATGACAACGTATACCAGCGATATCGCCTTCACCCCGACGGTGAAGGCGATTCAAACCGACAAAGGTTCACGCGCGTCGTACGAGAAGATGGAACAGCGTGGTAGTTGGCGAGCGAAGATCACGCCTGACTTGGTCGAGTTTTTGTCCGACTTAGACATGTTCTACTTCGGCACCGCCAATGCGACTGGCCAACCCTACATTCAGTATCGCGGTGGCAGTCCTGGCTTCCTGAAGGTGATCGACGAGACGACGCTTGGCTTCGCCGATTTCAGCGGAAACCGCCAGTACATCACCGTGGGTAACCTGGCGGAGAATCCGCAAGCATTCATTTTTCTGATCGACTACATCAATAGCCGCCGCATCAAATTGTGGGGCAAGGCAAAAGTGGTCGAAGGCGATGCCGAACTTGAGCAGCGTTTGCACGATCCTAACTATCGAGGCAAAGTCGAACGAGCGATCTTATTCGTGGTGGAAGCTTGGGATATCAACTGTCCGCAGCACATCCACAAACGCTTCCCGCAGAAACTGGTTGCGCCAGTCATCGAGGAATTGGAGACCAAGATAAAGAAGCTGGAAGCAGAGCTATCGACACTGAAAAACGCATAA
- a CDS encoding N-acetylmuramoyl-L-alanine amidase, whose protein sequence is MKRITFGLICCLLLPSFASPVAADEKASVQANARPDWATFNPSPHQSGRRGEAISAIIMHFTAGGTQSGTVGWFRNPNAKVSAHYVVGRDGMVVQMVPLDKAAWHAGKSKIGEKTGVNSYSVGIEICNWGPLRQVDGKFVTYSGRKYDGPTPIQSADGRYWEPYTDAQYASLLKLCEYLTSEYEITHITGHSDIAIPQGRKHDPGDAFAWDEFREGLKDRKLQHIGPLEVKK, encoded by the coding sequence ATGAAACGCATCACGTTCGGTCTGATTTGTTGTCTCTTGCTACCTTCCTTCGCCTCCCCGGTTGCTGCCGATGAGAAGGCCTCGGTTCAGGCCAACGCCCGGCCAGATTGGGCAACGTTCAACCCAAGCCCGCATCAGAGCGGTCGCCGGGGGGAAGCGATCTCGGCAATCATCATGCACTTCACCGCCGGCGGCACGCAATCAGGCACTGTCGGTTGGTTCCGTAATCCCAACGCGAAAGTTTCGGCCCATTACGTAGTTGGTCGCGATGGAATGGTGGTGCAGATGGTCCCGCTCGATAAAGCTGCCTGGCATGCCGGTAAGAGCAAGATCGGTGAGAAGACGGGTGTCAACAGTTACAGCGTGGGAATCGAAATCTGCAACTGGGGTCCATTGCGTCAAGTCGACGGAAAGTTTGTCACCTACTCAGGACGAAAGTACGATGGTCCGACGCCGATTCAATCGGCCGATGGTCGCTACTGGGAACCATACACCGACGCTCAGTATGCTTCCCTGTTAAAGCTGTGCGAGTACCTCACCAGCGAATACGAAATCACTCACATCACCGGCCACAGCGACATCGCGATTCCCCAAGGCCGCAAGCACGACCCAGGAGACGCTTTCGCCTGGGACGAATTCCGCGAAGGCTTGAAGGACCGCAAACTGCAGCACATTGGCCCGCTTGAGGTAAAAAAGTAA